The Methanobacterium lacus genome includes a region encoding these proteins:
- a CDS encoding ATP-binding protein yields the protein MNYYHDSKMEQIFEGLKQPKTIEDIQLSESFIKDLILKILTSFGTVNTSTIYDITSIHWDILEQCLGKLEKEGLCAPVSGSFLFSSVQYSISKKGREKSKGISEENPYIGVAPVSYENYYKIMGAQLKGRYPINIPKEVVESTFSDVVGVENAKESLIESCIIGKGIFIYGPPGTGKTFLTAKMSDLLPPVIIPKFLEFGGKIIQIYDPDFHKKCPEQPEDPRWVKIHAPFVLTGSELNLNKLETNYNATKGVYETSPIIKANGGILLIDDLGRQRDDHDLILNRLIVPMENKKDVIYVRGIPVTVHCDFIPAFSTNLDISIMDEAHLRRAPLHVFLRNPPIADVAEVFKINLDYLSEDYDDEVLEKFKNIYCDCDDGGEGLNPTFAHARDVAQICQAVRINQEKERVDCNVLEDALQKHVLIVLQRMNIDISQITRKTRSFRIKTSQIEEAKHAIRNFGASKLSHESEAVIIDIDDNITPVQLAEYLHSSGIEVDRIDMIAESEKEIKRTIFNV from the coding sequence ATGAATTATTATCATGATTCTAAGATGGAGCAAATATTTGAAGGTCTGAAGCAGCCGAAAACTATTGAAGACATTCAACTATCTGAATCCTTTATTAAAGATTTAATTTTGAAGATTTTAACAAGCTTTGGTACTGTTAACACCAGCACTATCTACGATATTACCAGTATACATTGGGACATTCTCGAACAATGCCTTGGAAAACTGGAGAAGGAAGGTTTATGCGCTCCTGTGAGTGGAAGTTTTCTTTTTTCCAGTGTGCAGTACAGTATTTCTAAAAAAGGCCGTGAAAAAAGCAAGGGCATTAGTGAAGAAAATCCCTACATTGGTGTCGCTCCTGTGAGTTACGAGAACTACTATAAAATTATGGGAGCCCAACTCAAGGGCAGATATCCAATTAACATACCAAAAGAGGTTGTTGAATCAACTTTTAGCGATGTTGTTGGAGTTGAAAATGCAAAGGAATCTCTTATCGAATCTTGTATTATTGGTAAGGGTATTTTTATCTACGGACCTCCTGGAACAGGTAAAACATTTTTAACAGCTAAGATGTCGGATCTACTGCCTCCTGTAATTATTCCAAAATTTTTGGAGTTCGGTGGTAAGATCATCCAGATCTACGATCCAGATTTCCATAAGAAATGCCCTGAACAGCCTGAAGATCCTAGATGGGTTAAAATACATGCCCCATTCGTGTTAACAGGTTCAGAACTTAATTTGAACAAGCTTGAAACTAATTACAATGCTACTAAGGGTGTTTATGAAACTTCGCCCATAATTAAGGCCAACGGAGGAATACTTCTCATTGATGATCTTGGAAGACAGAGGGATGATCATGACTTGATACTCAACAGACTCATCGTTCCAATGGAAAACAAGAAGGATGTGATCTACGTGAGGGGTATACCTGTGACAGTGCACTGTGATTTCATTCCTGCATTTTCAACCAATCTAGACATAAGCATCATGGATGAAGCTCACTTGAGAAGGGCACCTTTACATGTTTTCCTTAGAAATCCACCCATCGCAGATGTGGCCGAAGTTTTCAAGATAAACCTTGATTATCTAAGTGAAGATTACGATGATGAAGTGTTGGAGAAGTTTAAAAATATTTACTGTGACTGTGATGATGGTGGAGAAGGTTTAAACCCCACATTTGCCCATGCCAGGGATGTGGCCCAGATTTGTCAGGCTGTGCGTATAAATCAGGAAAAGGAAAGGGTTGACTGTAATGTGCTTGAAGATGCTCTTCAGAAACATGTTCTTATTGTTCTTCAAAGGATGAACATAGACATTTCCCAAATAACCCGCAAAACACGTTCTTTCAGGATTAAAACATCCCAGATTGAGGAGGCCAAGCATGCCATCCGAAATTTCGGAGCATCCAAACTGAGCCATGAATCTGAAGCTGTTATAATTGATATCGATGACAACATAACCCCTGTTCAGCTTGCTGAATATCTGCACAGCTCAGGCATCGAAGTAGACAGAATAGACATGATAGCAGAATCAGAAAAGGAAATTAAACGTACAATCTTTAATGTTTAA